Proteins from a genomic interval of Polaribacter sejongensis:
- a CDS encoding Mrp/NBP35 family ATP-binding protein codes for MSFKKQDIYKALETITAPGEGKSLIENNNVTNVVTFGNEVEVDVTISNPTLQAKKKIETEITKAIQTNVDEQIIVKVNVKVEKPAEKVNPNQIKGKAIPNIKNIIAIASGKGGVGKSTITANTAISLAKMGFKVGVLDADVYGPSQHIMFDVEKARPLSVNIDGRSKMEPVENYGVKLLSLGFFTDPNQAVIWRGPMASKALNQLIFDGNWGELDFLLIDLPPGTGDVHLSIVQALPINGAVVVSTPQNIALADAKKGVAMFQQENINVPVLGIIENMAYFTPEELPDNKYYIFGKDGAKNLAEDIKTKFLGEIPLVQSIREAGDVGHPVALQNGTILEKSFNDITKEMVAELLKRNEDLPPTEVVRITTMSGCSSVKK; via the coding sequence GTGAGTTTTAAGAAACAAGATATATACAAGGCATTAGAAACAATTACCGCTCCTGGAGAAGGTAAAAGTTTAATAGAAAACAATAATGTTACTAACGTTGTTACTTTTGGCAATGAAGTAGAAGTAGATGTTACCATTAGTAACCCAACTTTACAAGCAAAAAAGAAAATTGAAACGGAGATTACCAAGGCAATTCAAACCAATGTTGACGAGCAAATTATTGTAAAAGTTAACGTAAAAGTAGAAAAGCCTGCAGAGAAAGTAAACCCGAATCAAATTAAAGGGAAAGCAATTCCTAATATTAAAAACATTATTGCAATTGCATCTGGTAAAGGTGGCGTTGGTAAATCTACAATAACTGCAAATACGGCTATTTCTTTAGCTAAAATGGGCTTTAAAGTAGGTGTTTTAGATGCCGATGTTTACGGACCATCACAACACATCATGTTCGATGTAGAAAAAGCAAGACCACTTTCTGTAAATATAGATGGTAGATCTAAAATGGAACCTGTAGAAAATTATGGAGTTAAATTATTATCATTAGGCTTTTTTACAGACCCAAACCAAGCAGTAATTTGGCGTGGACCAATGGCTTCAAAAGCATTAAATCAATTAATTTTTGATGGTAATTGGGGTGAGTTAGACTTTCTTTTAATCGATTTACCTCCAGGAACAGGAGATGTACATTTATCAATTGTGCAAGCTTTACCAATTAACGGAGCAGTTGTAGTAAGTACACCACAAAATATTGCGTTGGCAGATGCTAAAAAAGGAGTTGCAATGTTTCAACAAGAAAACATTAATGTGCCTGTTTTAGGAATCATTGAAAATATGGCGTATTTTACACCAGAAGAATTGCCAGATAACAAGTATTATATTTTTGGAAAAGATGGTGCTAAAAATTTAGCAGAAGACATTAAAACTAAGTTTTTAGGAGAAATTCCTTTAGTACAAAGTATTAGAGAGGCAGGAGATGTTGGTCATCCGGTAGCTTTACAAAACGGAACTATTTTAGAAAAATCATTTAATGATATTACGAAAGAAATGGTTGCAGAATTATTAAAAAGAAATGAAGATTTACCACCAACAGAAGTTGTTAGAATTACAACAATGAGTGGTTGTAGTTCCGTAAAAAAATAA
- a CDS encoding NifU family protein: protein MTAQETLNNVEKALEEIRPFLMSDGGNIKLLSIEDNIVNVQLEGACTGCSVNQMTLKNGVEATIKKYAPQIVEVVNVA from the coding sequence ATGACAGCACAAGAAACATTAAATAATGTAGAAAAAGCGTTAGAAGAAATTCGCCCTTTTTTAATGAGTGATGGAGGCAATATTAAACTTTTATCTATAGAAGATAATATTGTTAATGTTCAATTAGAAGGTGCTTGTACAGGATGTTCTGTAAATCAAATGACCTTAAAAAATGGCGTTGAAGCAACCATAAAAAAGTATGCGCCACAAATAGTAGAAGTTGTAAACGTAGCTTAA